The following coding sequences are from one Saccopteryx bilineata isolate mSacBil1 chromosome 3, mSacBil1_pri_phased_curated, whole genome shotgun sequence window:
- the FOXH1 gene encoding forkhead box protein H1: MGPCSNPRLGLPGAESPSQLPKRRKKRYLRHDKPPYTYLAMIALVIQAAPSRRLKLAQIIRQVQAAFPFFRDDYEGWKDSIRHNLSSNRCFRKVPKDPAKPKAKGNFWAVDVSLIPAEALRLQNTALCRRWQNRGAQGTFAKDLGPYVLHGRPYRPPKPPSPRLPTSEGFSIKSLLGDPGEGSPRSSPDPGVNLPSKKEVVPMSPLPSEKPVWPLCPLPGTMRAAAEGEASQGETSRPSPLSPEPRAWPLHLLQGTPDPGRLSGGGHRASLWGQLPTSYSPIYTPNVVMPLAPLPPTSCPQCPPSTSPAYWGVAPETHASPGLLSDLDALFRGVPPNKSIYDVWVSHPRELAAPTPGWLLSWYSL, encoded by the exons ATGGGGCCCTGCAGCAACCCACGCCTAGGACTCCCTGGGGCAGAGTCACCTTCCCAGCTCcccaagaggaggaagaagagatacCTTCGGCATGACAAGCCCCCCTACACCTACTTGGCCATGATCGCCCTGGTGATCCAGGCCGCTCCGTCCCGCAGGCTGAAGCTAGCCCAG ATCATCCGTCAGGTCCAGGCCGCGTTCCCCTTCTTCAGGGACGACTACGAAGGCTGGAAAGATTCCATCCGCCACAACCTCTCCTCCAACCGATGCTTCCGCAAG GTGCCCAAGGATCCTGCGAAGCCCAAGGCCAAGGGCAACTTCTGGGCGGTCGACGTGAGCCTGATCCCAGCAGAGGCGCTGAGGCTGCAGAACACGGCCCTGTGCCGGCGCTGGCAGAACAGGGGCGCCCAGGGGACCTTCGCCAAGGACCTGGGCCCCTACGTGTTGCACGGTCGGCCTTATCGACCGCCCAAGCCGCCCAGTCCCCGGCTGCCTACCAGTGAGGGCTTCAGCATAAAGTCTCTGCTGGGGGACCCCGGGGAGGGATCGCCACGGAGCAGCCCAGATCCTGGGGTTAACCTTCCAAGTAAGAAGGAGGTGGTGCCCATGTCACCCCTGCCCTCTGAGAAACCTGTGTggcccctctgccccctccctgggaCCATGAGAGCAGCAGCGGAGGGGGAGGCTTCCCAGGGGGAAACCAGCAGGCCTTCACCCCTCTCCCCGGAGCCCAGAGCCTGGCCCCTTCACTTGCTGCAGGGTACCCCCGACCCTGGGAGACTGTCTGGTGGGGGTCACAGGGCCTCACTTTGGGGGCAACTACCCACCTCCTACTCGCCCATTTACACCCCCAATGTGGTCATGCCCTTGGCCCCATTACCACCCACGTCCTGCCCCCAGTGCCCACCTTCAACCAGCCCAGCCTACTGGGGGGTGGCCCCGGAAACCCATGCCTCCCCAGGGCTGCTCTCAGATCTAGATGCCCTCTTTCGGGGGGTGCCACCCAACAAAAGCATCTATGATGTGTGGGTGAGCCACCCCCGAGAActggctgcccccaccccaggctggcTCCTCTCCTGGTACAGCCTGTGA